In Paenibacillus dendritiformis, the DNA window ACCAAGAAGGGGCTGACGACGATCGATGCGGATGAGCACCTGCGCCCGGATGTGACCGCTGCTGCGCTGGCCCGGCTCAAGCCTGCCTTCCAGCCGGACGGCACGGTCACGGCCGGCAACGCTTCGGGGATTAACGACGGGGCGGCGGCGCTTGTTGTCTGCTCCGGGAGCATGGCGAAGCAGATGGGGCTGCCCGTGCTTGCGCGCATCCGCGGTTACGCCTGCACGGGCGTGGACCCCGCCTTGATGGGCATGGGTCCCGTCTCGGCCGCGCAAGCGGCGGTGAAGAAGGCGGGGATGTCCATCGCGGATATCGACCTGGCGGAATTAAATGAAGCGTTCGCCGCCCAGGCGATCGCCGTCATCCGCGAACTCGGCCTCGATCCGGCGATCGTCAATGTGAACGGCGGCGCCATCGCGCTCGGGCATCCTATCGGAGCCAGCGGGGCGCGGATCCTCGTGACGCTGCTGCATGCGATGAAGCGCAGGCAGGCGGCCGCCGGACTGGCCGCCTTATGCGTCGGCGGCGGCCATGGCGTCGCGGTCGTCGTCGAACAAGTGTAAAAGATAGAATTGGGAGCGCCTCCGATTGTATGTGGATCGGAGGTGTTGTCGTTTGAGCGCCGGGCACAGCAAGGAAGCAGCTGCCTTACTGTGCCCGGCATGGGATTTCAGAAGCTGCAGTTCCCCATCAAGTTGTAGTTGCTGCAGGTCAGGGTTCCATGTAATGTGGAACTCGATTTTTTTATACAGAAAATCATTGAAAATTAAAAAAACAGCCTATGAAATAATGAAAATAAGTGGTAAATTAATATACCGTCTGTAGTGTGCGCATTATGAACATGAACACCATTGGAAAAGAGGAAATCGATCGTGGAACTAGGTATAAGCACGTTTGTCGAGACAACACCTGATGTCAGCACGGGAACAACGATAAGTCACGCGGAGCGGCTTCGTGAAGTAGTGGAGGAGATTGTTCTCGCGGATCAGGTAGGACTGGATGTATATGGGGTGGGCGAGCATCACCGCCGTGATTTTGCGGCATCATCTCCTGCGGTTGTATTAGCTGCTGCTGCATCTAAAACAACGAATATTCGGCTGACGAGCGCCGTTATGATTTTGTCATCTGCTGATCCCGTACGCGTATTTCAAGATTTTGCAACACTTGACGGCCTGTCTAATGGACGGGCAGAGATTATGGTCGGCCGAGGCTCCTTTCTCGAATCATTCCCCTTGTTCGGTTACGATCTGGACGATTATGAAGAGCTGTTCGATGAGAAGCTGGAGCTGCTGCTGCACATTCAGAAGTCGGAGAACGTAAGCTGGAGCGGGAAGCACCGCCCTGCGATTCCGGGTCTGGGCATCTATCCGCGCCCCGTACAGGATCCTTTGCCGGTCTGGATTGGAAGCGCAGGAAGTCCGGAATCGGCGATTCGTGCAGGGGCATTGGGACTTCCATTTGTTCTTGCCATTATCGGAGGAGTGAAGCCGCTCGACTACGCTTCACAGGTTGGGCTTTACAAGAAAGCGGCTGCTGAGGCTGGTCATGATGTAACCCGGTTGCCAATTGCTTCACATTCCCACGGTTTTGTTGCGAAGACTCAAAAAGAAGCAATCGAAACGTTCTTTCCGTCAACATTTGCAAGAACTAACGCAAGAGCCGCTGAAAAAGGTGCGCCCCCGTACACGAGAGCGGATTATGACGCGGCCTGCAGCTGGGAAGGCGCCCTATACGTTGGCGACCCGGAAACCGTAGCCCGAAAAATTATTCATCTTCGCAAGCATGTTGGCGTCACCAGATTCATGTTACATATGCCGCACGGTACTATGCCTCATGAAGAGGTCATGGAAGCGATACGGCTATTCGGAACGGAAGTAGCGCCTCGTGTAAGAGAAGAGGTAGCAGGTTGGGAGCAACCTCAATAGTTGAGCTAGATTCGAACGGGAGTATCGCACAGGCGCTGCAAAAGGATGGAAATGACGAGCTGACAGAGAATGCGGATGCGGGAAAAACGGCGGCCGCAAACCGGACGAAGCATTGAAATGCTGCGTGGGCGCATCAATTTCTGCTCTTTAAGCCGCTATAGGATGAAATTCCTGTAAGAGTACAATATATTCTTCGATTTTGTTCTTTTATCTATTGGAGAGTCTGAAATTGATGCCGTTTTGCAGGATTCCCTGGAGCGGAATACACGTCATCACGGAAAAGTGTTTTTTGCAGTTTTTCGGCGAGTCGAGCTTTGAGAAGCAGGGGGCTGTCACAATGTAGTGTTGCATACTACTTTTGGACACCCCCGTCTTTATAGGAAAGACATCGATACACTTTGGATGAGTATGTGGGGATATGCAGGGGCGTCTGTTGAAAAATCTCCGCCCTCTCAACTCTTAGATTGGTCCAGTAGCGGGCGATAAGCGCGGAAAGGACAGGCTCGCTATAATGTTAGCCGGATGGTATTCGCCTTTCTGTTCATCGTCAATCTGTAAGGCACATGAGCTCTGCACCTTCCGCAAGCTGGCGCATCGGCGGCTTCATATACTCGGATGGGCGGGTGGATTGGAATCGTCGCCGGGATAAGCATGCTGTTCGCTTCATTCCAATCGTTCAGTTAAGGGAAAATGCGGCACGGAGGTGGCCAAGGCCAGATCGCGTACGGCCGAGAGCGATCTGCCGGCGATAACCGAGCCGCCGCACTGAAATTTGTCGGAGCGGCAGTTCCCATCGGGGATCGGGTGAGATAGAATAGAAGAGTGCAGCCTGCACCAACCATCGCAAAGGGAACGCCACATCGCCAAGAGGAGTGAAGATTTATGATGCTACATAATGAGGACCAATCATTGCGATGCATGTCTTTTAACATTCGGTATGGTAGCGATAACATTGAGGATGGGGAGAAGAGATGGAGCCGCAGAGCGGATATGGTCGCCAGCATGATCCGCTTTCACCGCGCGGATACGGTCGGCCTCCAGGAAGCGCTGCGCCATCAAATCGCCGATCTGGAACGCATGCTGCCTGATTTCGGCTGGGTAGGCAAGGGGAGAGACGATGGCGCCGATGGAGGGGAATTCTGCGCGGTATTCTATCGCAAGAGCCGCTTGGAGCCGGTCGGCACTGGGACATTCTGGCTGTCCGAGACGCCGGAGACTCCCGGGCGCCTTGGCTGGGACGCCGCCTGCCCGCGCATCGTGACGTGGGTTCGATTTGAGGATAAGCTGACGGGAACGCGGTTCATGCATTTCAATACTCATTTCGATCATGTAGGGACGGTCGCGATGGAGCAGAGCGCGCGCTTGCTGCTGAACCGGATCGCGACGCGGGAAGAACGATGCCCCGTCATCGTCACAGGGGACTTCAACTGCACGGAAACCTCCGTGCCGTACGGGATCCTTACCGGAGCCGGGGCCGGGGCCAGCTCTGGCGCGTTGCGGGACGCGCGCGGCGCGGCGCAGCATCCGCATTTCGGACCGTCGTTCACGTTCCACGGGTTTGAGCTTCAGCGGCTGATCGAATGCCTGTACCGGGACGGCGAATGCTTCAAAGGCGATAATGGGGAGGATCTTGACTCGCCGATCGATTATATTTTCGTCAATGAACAGGTCAGGGTACTGCAATACGGGGTTCTGGCGGATCAGGCGAACGGCCGCTTCCCTTCGGATCATATGCCGGTTGTGGCCGATATTCTGTGGTCTGAACGGCAGTAGCAGAAGAAGACAGCAAGTCCACGACCGTTAACGCGACTGGCACATAAGGCAATCCCCGCCGCCGACTTTGACGTCCGCAGGAAGGGCGCAGGACGGCACCGGGGACTGCCTTTTATTATGCAGCCGCAGCCTCGCGAATGAAGATTAGAGCTCGGCCTGAAGCCTGTTCAGAAATCGCTTCGCCGCCCGCGCGATATGCTTCTCCTCCGGATGCACCCATCCGTAATAAACCGGTTCGCTGCTCGGGGATTCCAGCGGCAGCGTAAGGATGTGCTCTCCGTCCTCCTTGAACGAATATTCGAGTCCGATCGTCACCGCGATCCCTTCGTTGACGGCATTGTAAATCGCCTGCGTATTGTTGCTGATGAACAGAATGTCAACCTCGCCGTAGGCCGCGGCAAACTGATCCATGAAGTTCCGGATATGCACGTCGTCATAGAGCACGAATGTCTGCTTCGCCAATTTATCGGGGGTTATCGCGCTCTCCAGGCGAAGGGGGGACTGTTCATTGACCCCGACTACCATTTTACCTTCCAACAGCCGTTCGAAGACGAGGCCCCGTTGTTGATGGAGCAAGCTTTCCGGCAGGGCGATTAATCCAATGTCAATCTGGTCATGCTTCAGCAGCTCCAATATTTCCTTCGGGCCCTTCTCCATAATCTCCACCTTCACCCCCGGATAATCCCGCTTGAAGCTCGAGACGACACGCACCAATAAATGCATCGGTCCCGGGATGGTGGCGATGCGCAATCGTCCGCTCAAGGCGTCGCTGTAGGATTGGGCTTCGGCCTTGAGCTCCCGGAGGGCGTCAAGCGCTTCATTCGCCTTGACGATAAGGGCTCTGCCTTCCGGCGTCGGAACCGCTCCCAGCCCGCGCGAGCGGTGGAACAGGCTGACGCCCCATTCCGCTTCCAGCAAGGAGATGGATTGGCTTATCGCCGACAGCGTGACATGCGATTGCTCCGCCGCTTTCGTAAATGACCCGGTTTTGGCAACTTGGACAATGTACTCCAGTTGTTCGAGATTCATAAACTTTTCCCCTCTACTTAAGCAGTGCTTAATTATATATTAGTTTATATAAATTTTAGTTAATAACAAGCGGTGCTACAATAAATGCATAAGAGAGCGCTTGAAGTCAATGAGCTATCTCACATTTCAGCAAGGCGGTTCTAAGTGACAACAGTGGGGAGGAATGAAGCATGGCCGAGAACAGAGTAGCCGTTATCACCGGAGGAGCAAGCGGAATCGGCAGGGAGACGGCGTTGAAATTCGCGCGGAAGGGCGACCGCGTCGTAGTCGCGGACTTCAATGAACAAGCCGGGCAAGCCACGGTCGATCTGATTCGGGAGCAGGGCGGACAAGCCGTCTTTGTCAAGACGGACGTATCCAAGCTGGAAGAGGTGGAGGCCTTGGTGGACCGGGCGGTCGAGACATTCGGCCGCATTGATGTCATGTTCAATAATGCCGGCATCGGACGGGTTACGCCGGTGCTTGACCAGAATCTGAAGGATTATCATGATGTCATCAACGTGAACCAGCACGGAGTAGCCTATGGGATTATCGCGGCCGGGCGCAAGATGAGAGAGCTGGGCATCAAGGGCGTCATTATCAATACCGCTTCGGTATTCGGCTTCCTGGCTTCGCCGGGAACGTTCGCTTACCACGCGACGAAGGGCGCCGTCATCATGATGACCAAATCGGCGGCGCTGGAGCTGGCGGCTTACGGCATTCGCGTCGTGGCGGTCGCGCCGGGCGCAGTGGATACGCCGATTATTCAGGGCTACAAGGATAACGGCATGTTGGAGGCGATGAAATCCAAAGTCATGGGCAATAAATTGACGCAGCCCGAGCAAGTGGCCGATGCGGTCTATTTGATGTCTCTCGAGGAAGCCGGCGCGATTAACGGCAGTGTCGTGATGGCGGATGAAGGGTATGCTTCCTTCAAGTAAACAGAACGCAGCGGCAGTCCGATTTCAACAATAGGATAGCAGAACATAAGCGCTGAGCCTTCGCATCCGGTAGGCTCGGCGTTTTTTTCTTATATGACCGTGATTAGGAGGGGGGCCTCAGAACAAGTGATAACGTGAAGAGCAGAATCGTATGATTGAAATAACTGGTCATAATTGGTAACCTGTAATTAATCAACAGAAGCAGCTGCTAGATTACGGGGACACACAGAAATTGTTGAAGGGATGAGGAGCATGTCGCAACAGCAATTCGCACGGATAAAAGAGCGGCTCGCAGTGCCTGTGATTGCCGCTCCGATGTTTCTGGTATCAAGCCCGGAAATGGTGATTGAAGGCTGCAAAGCCGGTATTGTTGGTTCGTTTCCTCTGCTGAACGCCCGTACGCCAGAAATTTTGGAAGAGTGGATGGAGCGGATTCGTTCAGAGCTGGCCGCAGCCCGGCAGGAGGAGAATGAACAGCCCGTAGCTCCCTGGGCCGTCAATCTGATCGTGCACCGGACGAACAAGCGCTACGAAGCGGATCTTGAGCTGATCAAGAAGTACCAGCCCCCGATTGTGATTACGTCGCTGGGGAATCCGCAAGCGGTTGTCGATATCGTGCATGCCTATGGGGGGCTTGTGTTTGCCGATGTGATCCATCTGACGCATGCGAGAAAAGCGGCCGATACGGGGGTCGATGGCTTAATACTCGTCTGCAACGGTGCGGGAGGGCATGCGGGAACGCTCAACCCGGTTGCTTTTCTGAGCGCGGTGCAAGAGTTCTGGAGCGGAATCACGATTGTCGCCGGCTGTATCTCCCGCGGGCGGGATATCGTGGCGATGGAGGTGCTCGGCGCCGATATGGTCTATATGGGGACGCGCTTTATCGCTACGGCCGAGACCTTTGCAAGTGAAGCTTATCGAAGCATGCTCATGGCATCGAATGCGGAAGATTTGATTTATACGGATGCGTTCAGCGGTGTCCATGGCAATTATCTCGTTCCGAGCATTCGCAAGGCAGGGCTTGATCCGGACCAATTGAAGAAGAAGGACACGATGGATTTTTCTTTTGCGCAAGTCAGCGAAGCAAAGGCATGGAAAGATATTTGGTCGGCCGGGCAAGGCGTGGGGGCGATCAAGCGGACGGCGCCCATTGCCGATGTCGTCGCCGAGCTGCGGGAGGAGTATAATCAAACCTACGCTTCTCTCGTCTCAGCCCGCAAGGGCTGACAAGAAGGCGCGTGATGCTTGAAGCGCATGCATGGCAAGCGGAAAAGGGGGGCAGCCCCTTTTCTGACGCTCCGGGCTTCCGGCTTCTTGAAAAGCAGCTCTTGATACTCCTTCTTGGTCAAGCCGAAATAGGCTGCGTCATCATATTGCCAGCCCGTATAGATCATCCTTCTTAATACGGGGAAAGGAAGAAGCCCTGACGATCAGGGCTTCTGTTCATTGCTGCGGCATTATTTCAACAGCCATAGGGCAGGGACATTCGGCGGCTCCCAGCCGGCTTGCGAGGTATGCGCGACCCGCGCCTCATACGTCTTGCCGTTGTAAGTGACAAGCGCGCCTGCCGCATACGCGGTGTTCGGAGCCCAAGGCGCGGCGACAGGAGCGGGCGCTGTCGTTACGCTCAACGCGCCGCTGGGCGGGGATGTGTTGCCGGCGGCATCAAACGCCGCAACCGTAAACGTATAGGAGGTCTCCGGCTGCAGACCGGACACGGTGTAGCTCAATCCGCTGGTCGTCCCCGCCAGTGCAGATCCGTTATAAATGCGGTACCCGGCAACGCGGACATTGTCCGTGGATGCGCTCCAGGTCAAGGTCACGCTCGACGAAGTGATAGCGGATGCTGTCAAGGATGACGGCGCGGAAGGAGACTCCGTATCGGGCTGCGGGGGCAGGGTGGTGAAGGTGACGGCATTGCTGTTGGCCGATTGATTGCCGGCGGCATCCACGGCCCGGACCGTATACGAATAGGAGGTGCTCGGCGTCAAGCCCGTTAGGGTATAGGTTAACGTCGATCCGTTCGTCGAAGCCGCCAACGTGGAGCCTCTAAATATCTTATATCCCGTGACGCCTGCGTTGTCGGTCGATGCATCCCATGTCAGCACGGCGCTCGTAGACGTGACGTTCGATACGGCCAGGTTCGCCGGCGCGGCCGGAGGCGTCGGATCGGTCGGGGAACCGCCCCCGAAGTCCACATCGATGACATTGTAGAACGCATTCGCCGTATCCGCAATTTCCCATACCGCCAAAATGACCTGATAGCCGGTGCGGCTCGGGACTTCGCATGTATCCGAATAGGAATGAGGCGGCTGCTTGCCTTTGTAATCGACGCTGCAGAACGGGGTCAGGTCGAAGGAAGCGCGGGTGAGCGGTTCATCCGGATTCCAATTCTGCTTCGTGATGTAGTACTTCCAGCTCGTGGTCGCATGATTGGCTTCAATGGTCCAATGGAACGTCGTCGTTCCCGGCGTAATGCCGACCTTGCTCCAGCGGGTGGCCGATTGCTGATCCAGCTCCGGAAAAGCGCCGTCCGCGCTTGCGATCTTGCCGTCGGCCGGACCGGCGGCAGGGAAGCCTTTGCGCGCTTCCAGGCTCTGCGGTTCATAGATGATGAACCCGCATTTTTTGTTGACGCCCTTGGCGCACAGGTCGGCGCGGCTGCTTGGGGCATCGATGTAACCGTGGGCAAGCGCCTTGCCGGAGAACACGATCATGGCGAGCACGAGGGCGAGCACCATGCCGCAGGCAAGCAGCCATCTCCGGAACAATGGATGGGGT includes these proteins:
- a CDS encoding acetyl-CoA C-acetyltransferase; protein product: MGGLSAVPAVELGARAITEALRRAGIRPEDAQEVMMGNVLQAGSGQGPARLAAMKAGLPCEVPAVTINKICGSGLKAVIMAAQAVKSGDADLIIAGGMENMSMAPYLLMQGRAGYRLGDGVVVDSVLKDGLTCSIGGIHMGQTAENIAAKYRIAREEQDAYALTSQQRAREAWERGEFSAEIAPVEIRTKKGLTTIDADEHLRPDVTAAALARLKPAFQPDGTVTAGNASGINDGAAALVVCSGSMAKQMGLPVLARIRGYACTGVDPALMGMGPVSAAQAAVKKAGMSIADIDLAELNEAFAAQAIAVIRELGLDPAIVNVNGGAIALGHPIGASGARILVTLLHAMKRRQAAAGLAALCVGGGHGVAVVVEQV
- a CDS encoding LLM class flavin-dependent oxidoreductase yields the protein MELGISTFVETTPDVSTGTTISHAERLREVVEEIVLADQVGLDVYGVGEHHRRDFAASSPAVVLAAAASKTTNIRLTSAVMILSSADPVRVFQDFATLDGLSNGRAEIMVGRGSFLESFPLFGYDLDDYEELFDEKLELLLHIQKSENVSWSGKHRPAIPGLGIYPRPVQDPLPVWIGSAGSPESAIRAGALGLPFVLAIIGGVKPLDYASQVGLYKKAAAEAGHDVTRLPIASHSHGFVAKTQKEAIETFFPSTFARTNARAAEKGAPPYTRADYDAACSWEGALYVGDPETVARKIIHLRKHVGVTRFMLHMPHGTMPHEEVMEAIRLFGTEVAPRVREEVAGWEQPQ
- a CDS encoding endonuclease/exonuclease/phosphatase family protein, with amino-acid sequence MMLHNEDQSLRCMSFNIRYGSDNIEDGEKRWSRRADMVASMIRFHRADTVGLQEALRHQIADLERMLPDFGWVGKGRDDGADGGEFCAVFYRKSRLEPVGTGTFWLSETPETPGRLGWDAACPRIVTWVRFEDKLTGTRFMHFNTHFDHVGTVAMEQSARLLLNRIATREERCPVIVTGDFNCTETSVPYGILTGAGAGASSGALRDARGAAQHPHFGPSFTFHGFELQRLIECLYRDGECFKGDNGEDLDSPIDYIFVNEQVRVLQYGVLADQANGRFPSDHMPVVADILWSERQ
- a CDS encoding LysR family transcriptional regulator, producing the protein MNLEQLEYIVQVAKTGSFTKAAEQSHVTLSAISQSISLLEAEWGVSLFHRSRGLGAVPTPEGRALIVKANEALDALRELKAEAQSYSDALSGRLRIATIPGPMHLLVRVVSSFKRDYPGVKVEIMEKGPKEILELLKHDQIDIGLIALPESLLHQQRGLVFERLLEGKMVVGVNEQSPLRLESAITPDKLAKQTFVLYDDVHIRNFMDQFAAAYGEVDILFISNNTQAIYNAVNEGIAVTIGLEYSFKEDGEHILTLPLESPSSEPVYYGWVHPEEKHIARAAKRFLNRLQAEL
- a CDS encoding SDR family NAD(P)-dependent oxidoreductase; this encodes MAENRVAVITGGASGIGRETALKFARKGDRVVVADFNEQAGQATVDLIREQGGQAVFVKTDVSKLEEVEALVDRAVETFGRIDVMFNNAGIGRVTPVLDQNLKDYHDVINVNQHGVAYGIIAAGRKMRELGIKGVIINTASVFGFLASPGTFAYHATKGAVIMMTKSAALELAAYGIRVVAVAPGAVDTPIIQGYKDNGMLEAMKSKVMGNKLTQPEQVADAVYLMSLEEAGAINGSVVMADEGYASFK
- a CDS encoding NAD(P)H-dependent flavin oxidoreductase encodes the protein MSQQQFARIKERLAVPVIAAPMFLVSSPEMVIEGCKAGIVGSFPLLNARTPEILEEWMERIRSELAAARQEENEQPVAPWAVNLIVHRTNKRYEADLELIKKYQPPIVITSLGNPQAVVDIVHAYGGLVFADVIHLTHARKAADTGVDGLILVCNGAGGHAGTLNPVAFLSAVQEFWSGITIVAGCISRGRDIVAMEVLGADMVYMGTRFIATAETFASEAYRSMLMASNAEDLIYTDAFSGVHGNYLVPSIRKAGLDPDQLKKKDTMDFSFAQVSEAKAWKDIWSAGQGVGAIKRTAPIADVVAELREEYNQTYASLVSARKG
- a CDS encoding lytic polysaccharide monooxygenase gives rise to the protein MVLALVLAMIVFSGKALAHGYIDAPSSRADLCAKGVNKKCGFIIYEPQSLEARKGFPAAGPADGKIASADGAFPELDQQSATRWSKVGITPGTTTFHWTIEANHATTSWKYYITKQNWNPDEPLTRASFDLTPFCSVDYKGKQPPHSYSDTCEVPSRTGYQVILAVWEIADTANAFYNVIDVDFGGGSPTDPTPPAAPANLAVSNVTSTSAVLTWDASTDNAGVTGYKIFRGSTLAASTNGSTLTYTLTGLTPSTSYSYTVRAVDAAGNQSANSNAVTFTTLPPQPDTESPSAPSSLTASAITSSSVTLTWSASTDNVRVAGYRIYNGSALAGTTSGLSYTVSGLQPETSYTFTVAAFDAAGNTSPPSGALSVTTAPAPVAAPWAPNTAYAAGALVTYNGKTYEARVAHTSQAGWEPPNVPALWLLK